Proteins from a single region of Neodiprion virginianus isolate iyNeoVirg1 chromosome 4, iyNeoVirg1.1, whole genome shotgun sequence:
- the LOC124303698 gene encoding kinectin isoform X1, translating into MDVQTGLICVSLVVASAAVILFVLMFGTKEKTYDEAIAEQRKLPDDLLIGKREKGKEKKHKNKAGGKKVKEKKEEKEDREDEKTEHVQFEENPQILIDEAPIQEEKNIKGNKKKGKVDKVKPILLNKDEPVVLVPEPSLSQPQSEDINHFDLTQPKDDLELIRSHSKDNLHQMTQSEPIVNKSLVDTPTKTKKNAKEQPKKGGDTKEEKKDVGNAPQQQALKETPKEIKEQQKETPVKTAKEIVKEISVPVQSSVKESKNKKKRNDILAQIGGDKDGVNISLLMPLIQKAELSRSEIQILTDQLLNKQLDNPLEHSEWTEGRTDPVIKLKKQLAEKEKALADEQEASVAVQNKLKELRSELNAEKSRLSANVRQLEETLSAKATEAQTLHTRVQHILESHAAEKQGFARQIEQLQSQVNEKMTIIHQMQEDQGQTQGHLQQELVTQRKQLEVQYSQMRENENALKAQLAQKHVEIQELQNINMTVNQEIQMLRSTCENSAAEVERHRQQLAMTQEQLMHSQGQLQHYKEAGERLQEMVRQLEESHRTIDDLEHRLQNTLRHEQDLQKQLNSVKSELNAVKNEANEANNLKAELNKVQAELNKLKSDLSVSQNEAKTEAVEITSLRTELSTTQNELKQSQSNLIVAQTELKNSQSNCNKLQKDFDIIQADLRKSAGELVKAQSESKNAKTELSKAQSDLNKVQTELAKTQEELRNAHKTVSELKMLSVEVERLQQGARNSSESQIEVARLQEENNRLSSQSGTLGELQKEIRKLREENEFLASQLVANTERPDAEGRENGVETKAVKNIQHIENNNLLEQKETLLEKLRVEVNQKDTELSKFTVQLETLKSDMNNERRQRTNLQDELEVQKQKNNELRTKNWKVMEALSAAESRTSSNSRRAIDELSQKVGRDEQKSTDMLLQRIFPDVSIAESSHEKWLTAIEGKVSSLVKDSKRKQEDMEKENQSLRGMVSYYEEIFHNTEGTLNELQNHLESEEARWQAQIKQKEEILTSLKTELDSLRSKSGLTEQLDKKISELETRLAEAETFRHQAQTQLSSFKIQSESSPVKGEKNLSLNAVEKLREEKSRLLQSLQQEISNKAAVDAEVARLRSLLEKSESGLAEEKNLVLQLQNEVGRLKNEVSPGFRNLDQSTVNGPPISDSSKSEPTVVAHSLLAALEKSLKNTELAKCSITEPATDLVECRQEPDTSFLISKTSSPQTCHMIDHNTQASWNPLNSQQHKKHKKKRKSTMKPVTKRRRFAGWFRKKVTTSKNKLR; encoded by the exons atggacgtCCAGACAGGGCTGATTTGCGTAAGTTTGGTAGTCGCATCGGCTGCTGTTATTCTCTTTGTGTTAATGTTTGGcacgaaagaaaaaacctACGACGAAGCAATAGCTGAACAACGCAAGCTACCTGATGACTTGCTAATAG gtaaaagagaaaaaggtaAAGAGAAGAAGCATAAAAATAAAGCTGGGGGGAAAAAGgtaaaagagaagaaggaagaaaaggaagaCAGGGAAGATGAAAAAACCGAGCACGTTCAATTCGAGGAAAATCCTCAAATACTCATTGACGAAGCACCCATTCAG gaggaaaaaaatatcaagggGAACAAGAAGAAGGGAAAAGTTGACAAAGTGAAACCGATTCTTCTCAACAAAGATGAGCCGGTGGTTTTGGTACCAGAACCCAGTCTTTCACAACCCCAGTCAGAAGACAttaatcattttgatttgACTCAACCCAAAGATGATCTTGAACTTATTCGTAGTCACAGC AAGGACAATTTACATCAAATGACACAGTCCGAACCAATTGTCAACAAATCTCTCGTAGACACTCCGACGAAAACTAAGAAAAACGCAAAAGAACAACCTAAGAAAGGTGGGGATacaaaggaggaaaaaaaagatgttgGAAACGCTCCACAGCAACAAGCACTCAAAGAAACTCCCAAGGAAATTAAAGAGCAACAAAAAGAAACTCCTGTTAAAACAGCCAAAgaaattgtaaaagaaatCTCAGTTCCTGTCCAGTCGTCGGTTAAAGAATctaagaataagaagaagaggaaTGACATTTTAGCACAAATTG GGGGCGACAAGGATGGCGTCAACATATCTTTGCTTATGCCTCTTATTCAGAAGGCAGAACTTAGCCGGTCTGAAATTCAGATTCTTACTGATCAGTTGTTGAACAAACAATTAGATAATCCTTTAGAGCATTCTGAGTGGACCGAAGGTCGCACAGATCCTGTGATTAAACTTAAAAAACAGTTGGCagagaaggaaaaagcatTGGCTGATGAACAAGAGGCAAGTGTTGCTGTTCAGAATAAGCTAAAAGAATTGCGCTCGGAATTGAATGCTGAAAAGTCTCGGCTCTCTGCGAACGTGAGGCAGCTCGAAGAAACTTTGAGTGCCAAAGCTACCGAGGCTCAGACTCTGCATACTCGTGTGCAACACATATTGGAGAGTCATGCTGCAGAGAAACAAGGATTTGCCAGACAAATAGAACAATTGCAAAGCCAGGTTAACGAAAAGATGACCATTATTCATCAAATGCAAGAGGATCAGGGACAAACTCAAGGACATCTTCAGCAAGAACTTGTCACACAGAGAAAGCAACTGGAGGTACAATATTCGCAGATGAGGGAAAACGAGAACGCCTTGAAAGCGCAACTTGCCCAAAAACATGTGGAAATTCAAGAACTGCAGAATATTAATATGACCGTTAACCAAGAGATCCAGATGCTGCGATCTACATGTGAAAATAGCGCTGCTGAGGTTGAGCGGCACAGGCAACAGCTAGCGATGACGCAAGAACAGTTAATGCATTCCCAGGGACAGCTGCAGCACTATAAGGAAGCAGGAGAAAGACTTCAGGAGATGGTTAGACAGCTCGAG GAATCTCATCGTACAATTGATGATTTAGAACATAGACTGCAAAATACGCTTCGCCACGAACAAGACcttcaaaaacaattgaacTCCGTTAAATCAGAGTTGAACGCTGTGAAAAACGAAGCTAACGAGGCTAACAATCTTAAAGCTGAACTTAACAAGGTACAAGCCGAGTTGAACAAATTAAAGTCTGACCTTTCAGTCTCTCAAAACGAAGCAAAGACTGAGGCAGTCGAAATTACTTCACTCAGGACTGAGTTGAGCACGACGCAAAACGAACTCAAACAATCGCAGTCAAACTTAATTGTCGCCCAGACTGAACTAAAGAACTCGCAATCCAACTGTAACAAACTTCAAAAAGATTTCGATATCATTCAAGCAGATCTTAGGAAATCAGCGGGTGAACTGGTTAAGGCTCAAAGTGAAAGTAAAAATGCAAAAACTGAACTCTCTAAGGCACAGAGCGACTTGAATAAGGTTCAAACAGAATTAGCCAAGACCCAGGAGGAACTTAGAAACGCCCACAAAACTGTGTCTGAACTGAAAATGTTGTCTGTTGAGGTTGAAAGGCTACAGCAGGGTGCGAGAAATTCTTCTGAATCACAAATCGAGGTTGCAAGACTGCAAGAAGAAAATAACAGACTCTCGTCACAG TCTGGGACTCTTGGTGAGCTGCAAAAGGAGATTAGAAAACTTCGCGAGGAAAATGAGTTCTTAGCCTCTCAGTTAGTAGCTAATACGGAACGTCCAGATGCCGAAGGCCGTGAAAATGGCGTTGAAACAAAGGCTGTTAAGAACATTCAACATATTGAAAACAACAATTT ACTAGAACAGAAGGAAACTCTGCTGGAGAAGCTGAGAGTGGAAGTAAATCAGAAAGACACGGAGCTGAGTAAGTTTACTGTCCAGTTGGAGACACTGAAAAGCGATATGAACAATGAACGTCGTCAAAGAACAAATCTTCAGGACGAACTCGAGGTCCAGAAACAGAAGAACAAT GAATTACGAACTAAGAACTGGAAAGTGATGGAAGCTCTTTCAGCAGCAGAGTCTCGCACAAGTTCTAATTCCAGAAGAGCAATTGAT GAGTTATCGCAAAAAGTTGGAAGAGATGAACAGAAATCCACTGACATGTTACTGCAGAGGATATTCCCCGATGTTAGTATTGCTGAATCTTCTCATGAGAAGTGGTTGACTGCCATTGAAGGCAAAGTTTCTTCACTTGTCAAGGACTCCAAACGTAAACAAGAAGACATGGAAAAGGAGAATCAGAGCCTACGGGGGATGGTGTCGTATtatgaagaaatatttcacaatacA GAAGGAACACTTAATGAACTTCAAAATCACCTAGAATCGGAAGAAGCGAGGTGGCAGGCACAGAttaaacaaaaagaagaaattttaacTAGTCTTAAAACTGAACTTGACAGTCTTCGAAGCAAATCTGGCCTCACAGAACAG CTTGATAAGAAAATATCTGAATTGGAAACGAGATTAGCTGAAGCAGAAACCTTCAGACACCAAGCCCAAACCCAATTGTcatcttttaaaattcaatccGAATCATCTCCAgtgaaaggagagaaaaatcttaGTCTCAACGCAGTAGAAAAACTTCGAGAG gaaaaatcACGATTACTGCAATCATTGCAACAAGAAATTAGCAACAAGGCTGCTGTTGATGCAGAGGTAGCAAGGCTTCGCTCCCTACTAGAAAAATCCGAGTCTGGTCTGGCAGAggagaaaaatcttgtcttaCAATTGCAGAACGAAGTTGGTCGACTAAAG AATGAAGTATCCCCCGGTTTCAGGAATTTAGATCAATCCACCGTAAACGGGCCACCAATATCAGATTCGTCCAAGTCTGAG CCAACAGTGGTGGCGCATTCATTGTTAGCTGCGCTTGAAAAATCGCTGAAGAATACAGAGCTTGCAAAATGTTCCATAACCGAGCCCGCTACAGATTTGGTTGAGTGTCGACAAGAACCCGATACCAGCTTTCTAATATCAAAAACCTCCTCCCCACAAACGTGTCACATGATAGACCACAACACACAGGCTAGCTGGAATCCGTTGAACAGCCAGCAACATAAAAAGCacaagaaaaagaggaag TCCACTATGAAACCCGTGACAAAGCGGCGCCGATTCGCAG GGTGGTTCAGGAAAAAAGTAACAACCTCAAAGAATAAATtacgttga
- the LOC124303698 gene encoding interaptin isoform X4, translated as MDVQTGLICVSLVVASAAVILFVLMFGTKEKTYDEAIAEQRKLPDDLLIGKREKGKEKKHKNKAGGKKVKEKKEEKEDREDEKTEHVQFEENPQILIDEAPIQEEKNIKGNKKKGKVDKVKPILLNKDEPVVLVPEPSLSQPQSEDINHFDLTQPKDDLELIRSHSKDNLHQMTQSEPIVNKSLVDTPTKTKKNAKEQPKKGGDTKEEKKDVGNAPQQQALKETPKEIKEQQKETPVKTAKEIVKEISVPVQSSVKESKNKKKRNDILAQIGGDKDGVNISLLMPLIQKAELSRSEIQILTDQLLNKQLDNPLEHSEWTEGRTDPVIKLKKQLAEKEKALADEQEASVAVQNKLKELRSELNAEKSRLSANVRQLEETLSAKATEAQTLHTRVQHILESHAAEKQGFARQIEQLQSQVNEKMTIIHQMQEDQGQTQGHLQQELVTQRKQLEVQYSQMRENENALKAQLAQKHVEIQELQNINMTVNQEIQMLRSTCENSAAEVERHRQQLAMTQEQLMHSQGQLQHYKEAGERLQEMVRQLEESHRTIDDLEHRLQNTLRHEQDLQKQLNSVKSELNAVKNEANEANNLKAELNKVQAELNKLKSDLSVSQNEAKTEAVEITSLRTELSTTQNELKQSQSNLIVAQTELKNSQSNCNKLQKDFDIIQADLRKSAGELVKAQSESKNAKTELSKAQSDLNKVQTELAKTQEELRNAHKTVSELKMLSVEVERLQQGARNSSESQIEVARLQEENNRLSSQSGTLGELQKEIRKLREENEFLASQLVANTERPDAEGRENGVETKAVKNIQHIENNNLLEQKETLLEKLRVEVNQKDTELSKFTVQLETLKSDMNNERRQRTNLQDELEVQKQKNNELSQKVGRDEQKSTDMLLQRIFPDVSIAESSHEKWLTAIEGKVSSLVKDSKRKQEDMEKENQSLRGMVSYYEEIFHNTEGTLNELQNHLESEEARWQAQIKQKEEILTSLKTELDSLRSKSGLTEQLDKKISELETRLAEAETFRHQAQTQLSSFKIQSESSPVKGEKNLSLNAVEKLREEKSRLLQSLQQEISNKAAVDAEVARLRSLLEKSESGLAEEKNLVLQLQNEVGRLKNEVSPGFRNLDQSTVNGPPISDSSKSEPTVVAHSLLAALEKSLKNTELAKCSITEPATDLVECRQEPDTSFLISKTSSPQTCHMIDHNTQASWNPLNSQQHKKHKKKRKSTMKPVTKRRRFAGWFRKKVTTSKNKLR; from the exons atggacgtCCAGACAGGGCTGATTTGCGTAAGTTTGGTAGTCGCATCGGCTGCTGTTATTCTCTTTGTGTTAATGTTTGGcacgaaagaaaaaacctACGACGAAGCAATAGCTGAACAACGCAAGCTACCTGATGACTTGCTAATAG gtaaaagagaaaaaggtaAAGAGAAGAAGCATAAAAATAAAGCTGGGGGGAAAAAGgtaaaagagaagaaggaagaaaaggaagaCAGGGAAGATGAAAAAACCGAGCACGTTCAATTCGAGGAAAATCCTCAAATACTCATTGACGAAGCACCCATTCAG gaggaaaaaaatatcaagggGAACAAGAAGAAGGGAAAAGTTGACAAAGTGAAACCGATTCTTCTCAACAAAGATGAGCCGGTGGTTTTGGTACCAGAACCCAGTCTTTCACAACCCCAGTCAGAAGACAttaatcattttgatttgACTCAACCCAAAGATGATCTTGAACTTATTCGTAGTCACAGC AAGGACAATTTACATCAAATGACACAGTCCGAACCAATTGTCAACAAATCTCTCGTAGACACTCCGACGAAAACTAAGAAAAACGCAAAAGAACAACCTAAGAAAGGTGGGGATacaaaggaggaaaaaaaagatgttgGAAACGCTCCACAGCAACAAGCACTCAAAGAAACTCCCAAGGAAATTAAAGAGCAACAAAAAGAAACTCCTGTTAAAACAGCCAAAgaaattgtaaaagaaatCTCAGTTCCTGTCCAGTCGTCGGTTAAAGAATctaagaataagaagaagaggaaTGACATTTTAGCACAAATTG GGGGCGACAAGGATGGCGTCAACATATCTTTGCTTATGCCTCTTATTCAGAAGGCAGAACTTAGCCGGTCTGAAATTCAGATTCTTACTGATCAGTTGTTGAACAAACAATTAGATAATCCTTTAGAGCATTCTGAGTGGACCGAAGGTCGCACAGATCCTGTGATTAAACTTAAAAAACAGTTGGCagagaaggaaaaagcatTGGCTGATGAACAAGAGGCAAGTGTTGCTGTTCAGAATAAGCTAAAAGAATTGCGCTCGGAATTGAATGCTGAAAAGTCTCGGCTCTCTGCGAACGTGAGGCAGCTCGAAGAAACTTTGAGTGCCAAAGCTACCGAGGCTCAGACTCTGCATACTCGTGTGCAACACATATTGGAGAGTCATGCTGCAGAGAAACAAGGATTTGCCAGACAAATAGAACAATTGCAAAGCCAGGTTAACGAAAAGATGACCATTATTCATCAAATGCAAGAGGATCAGGGACAAACTCAAGGACATCTTCAGCAAGAACTTGTCACACAGAGAAAGCAACTGGAGGTACAATATTCGCAGATGAGGGAAAACGAGAACGCCTTGAAAGCGCAACTTGCCCAAAAACATGTGGAAATTCAAGAACTGCAGAATATTAATATGACCGTTAACCAAGAGATCCAGATGCTGCGATCTACATGTGAAAATAGCGCTGCTGAGGTTGAGCGGCACAGGCAACAGCTAGCGATGACGCAAGAACAGTTAATGCATTCCCAGGGACAGCTGCAGCACTATAAGGAAGCAGGAGAAAGACTTCAGGAGATGGTTAGACAGCTCGAG GAATCTCATCGTACAATTGATGATTTAGAACATAGACTGCAAAATACGCTTCGCCACGAACAAGACcttcaaaaacaattgaacTCCGTTAAATCAGAGTTGAACGCTGTGAAAAACGAAGCTAACGAGGCTAACAATCTTAAAGCTGAACTTAACAAGGTACAAGCCGAGTTGAACAAATTAAAGTCTGACCTTTCAGTCTCTCAAAACGAAGCAAAGACTGAGGCAGTCGAAATTACTTCACTCAGGACTGAGTTGAGCACGACGCAAAACGAACTCAAACAATCGCAGTCAAACTTAATTGTCGCCCAGACTGAACTAAAGAACTCGCAATCCAACTGTAACAAACTTCAAAAAGATTTCGATATCATTCAAGCAGATCTTAGGAAATCAGCGGGTGAACTGGTTAAGGCTCAAAGTGAAAGTAAAAATGCAAAAACTGAACTCTCTAAGGCACAGAGCGACTTGAATAAGGTTCAAACAGAATTAGCCAAGACCCAGGAGGAACTTAGAAACGCCCACAAAACTGTGTCTGAACTGAAAATGTTGTCTGTTGAGGTTGAAAGGCTACAGCAGGGTGCGAGAAATTCTTCTGAATCACAAATCGAGGTTGCAAGACTGCAAGAAGAAAATAACAGACTCTCGTCACAG TCTGGGACTCTTGGTGAGCTGCAAAAGGAGATTAGAAAACTTCGCGAGGAAAATGAGTTCTTAGCCTCTCAGTTAGTAGCTAATACGGAACGTCCAGATGCCGAAGGCCGTGAAAATGGCGTTGAAACAAAGGCTGTTAAGAACATTCAACATATTGAAAACAACAATTT ACTAGAACAGAAGGAAACTCTGCTGGAGAAGCTGAGAGTGGAAGTAAATCAGAAAGACACGGAGCTGAGTAAGTTTACTGTCCAGTTGGAGACACTGAAAAGCGATATGAACAATGAACGTCGTCAAAGAACAAATCTTCAGGACGAACTCGAGGTCCAGAAACAGAAGAACAAT GAGTTATCGCAAAAAGTTGGAAGAGATGAACAGAAATCCACTGACATGTTACTGCAGAGGATATTCCCCGATGTTAGTATTGCTGAATCTTCTCATGAGAAGTGGTTGACTGCCATTGAAGGCAAAGTTTCTTCACTTGTCAAGGACTCCAAACGTAAACAAGAAGACATGGAAAAGGAGAATCAGAGCCTACGGGGGATGGTGTCGTATtatgaagaaatatttcacaatacA GAAGGAACACTTAATGAACTTCAAAATCACCTAGAATCGGAAGAAGCGAGGTGGCAGGCACAGAttaaacaaaaagaagaaattttaacTAGTCTTAAAACTGAACTTGACAGTCTTCGAAGCAAATCTGGCCTCACAGAACAG CTTGATAAGAAAATATCTGAATTGGAAACGAGATTAGCTGAAGCAGAAACCTTCAGACACCAAGCCCAAACCCAATTGTcatcttttaaaattcaatccGAATCATCTCCAgtgaaaggagagaaaaatcttaGTCTCAACGCAGTAGAAAAACTTCGAGAG gaaaaatcACGATTACTGCAATCATTGCAACAAGAAATTAGCAACAAGGCTGCTGTTGATGCAGAGGTAGCAAGGCTTCGCTCCCTACTAGAAAAATCCGAGTCTGGTCTGGCAGAggagaaaaatcttgtcttaCAATTGCAGAACGAAGTTGGTCGACTAAAG AATGAAGTATCCCCCGGTTTCAGGAATTTAGATCAATCCACCGTAAACGGGCCACCAATATCAGATTCGTCCAAGTCTGAG CCAACAGTGGTGGCGCATTCATTGTTAGCTGCGCTTGAAAAATCGCTGAAGAATACAGAGCTTGCAAAATGTTCCATAACCGAGCCCGCTACAGATTTGGTTGAGTGTCGACAAGAACCCGATACCAGCTTTCTAATATCAAAAACCTCCTCCCCACAAACGTGTCACATGATAGACCACAACACACAGGCTAGCTGGAATCCGTTGAACAGCCAGCAACATAAAAAGCacaagaaaaagaggaag TCCACTATGAAACCCGTGACAAAGCGGCGCCGATTCGCAG GGTGGTTCAGGAAAAAAGTAACAACCTCAAAGAATAAATtacgttga
- the LOC124303698 gene encoding kinectin isoform X5, giving the protein MDVQTGLICVSLVVASAAVILFVLMFGTKEKTYDEAIAEQRKLPDDLLIGKREKGKEKKHKNKAGGKKVKEKKEEKEDREDEKTEHVQFEENPQILIDEAPIQEEKNIKGNKKKGKVDKVKPILLNKDEPVVLVPEPSLSQPQSEDINHFDLTQPKDDLELIRSHSKDNLHQMTQSEPIVNKSLVDTPTKTKKNAKEQPKKGGDTKEEKKDVGNAPQQQALKETPKEIKEQQKETPVKTAKEIVKEISVPVQSSVKESKNKKKRNDILAQIGGDKDGVNISLLMPLIQKAELSRSEIQILTDQLLNKQLDNPLEHSEWTEGRTDPVIKLKKQLAEKEKALADEQEASVAVQNKLKELRSELNAEKSRLSANVRQLEETLSAKATEAQTLHTRVQHILESHAAEKQGFARQIEQLQSQVNEKMTIIHQMQEDQGQTQGHLQQELVTQRKQLEVQYSQMRENENALKAQLAQKHVEIQELQNINMTVNQEIQMLRSTCENSAAEVERHRQQLAMTQEQLMHSQGQLQHYKEAGERLQEMVRQLEESHRTIDDLEHRLQNTLRHEQDLQKQLNSVKSELNAVKNEANEANNLKAELNKVQAELNKLKSDLSVSQNEAKTEAVEITSLRTELSTTQNELKQSQSNLIVAQTELKNSQSNCNKLQKDFDIIQADLRKSAGELVKAQSESKNAKTELSKAQSDLNKVQTELAKTQEELRNAHKTVSELKMLSVEVERLQQGARNSSESQIEVARLQEENNRLSSQSGTLGELQKEIRKLREENEFLASQLVANTERPDAEGRENGVETKAVKNIQHIENNNLLEQKETLLEKLRVEVNQKDTELSKFTVQLETLKSDMNNERRQRTNLQDELEVQKQKNNELRTKNWKVMEALSAAESRTSSNSRRAIDELSQKVGRDEQKSTDMLLQRIFPDVSIAESSHEKWLTAIEGKVSSLVKDSKRKQEDMEKENQSLRGMVSYYEEIFHNTEGTLNELQNHLESEEARWQAQIKQKEEILTSLKTELDSLRSKSGLTEQLDKKISELETRLAEAETFRHQAQTQLSSFKIQSESSPVKGEKNLSLNAVEKLREEKSRLLQSLQQEISNKAAVDAEVARLRSLLEKSESGLAEEKNLVLQLQNEVGRLKNEVSPGFRNLDQSTVNGPPISDSSKSESTMKPVTKRRRFAGWFRKKVTTSKNKLR; this is encoded by the exons atggacgtCCAGACAGGGCTGATTTGCGTAAGTTTGGTAGTCGCATCGGCTGCTGTTATTCTCTTTGTGTTAATGTTTGGcacgaaagaaaaaacctACGACGAAGCAATAGCTGAACAACGCAAGCTACCTGATGACTTGCTAATAG gtaaaagagaaaaaggtaAAGAGAAGAAGCATAAAAATAAAGCTGGGGGGAAAAAGgtaaaagagaagaaggaagaaaaggaagaCAGGGAAGATGAAAAAACCGAGCACGTTCAATTCGAGGAAAATCCTCAAATACTCATTGACGAAGCACCCATTCAG gaggaaaaaaatatcaagggGAACAAGAAGAAGGGAAAAGTTGACAAAGTGAAACCGATTCTTCTCAACAAAGATGAGCCGGTGGTTTTGGTACCAGAACCCAGTCTTTCACAACCCCAGTCAGAAGACAttaatcattttgatttgACTCAACCCAAAGATGATCTTGAACTTATTCGTAGTCACAGC AAGGACAATTTACATCAAATGACACAGTCCGAACCAATTGTCAACAAATCTCTCGTAGACACTCCGACGAAAACTAAGAAAAACGCAAAAGAACAACCTAAGAAAGGTGGGGATacaaaggaggaaaaaaaagatgttgGAAACGCTCCACAGCAACAAGCACTCAAAGAAACTCCCAAGGAAATTAAAGAGCAACAAAAAGAAACTCCTGTTAAAACAGCCAAAgaaattgtaaaagaaatCTCAGTTCCTGTCCAGTCGTCGGTTAAAGAATctaagaataagaagaagaggaaTGACATTTTAGCACAAATTG GGGGCGACAAGGATGGCGTCAACATATCTTTGCTTATGCCTCTTATTCAGAAGGCAGAACTTAGCCGGTCTGAAATTCAGATTCTTACTGATCAGTTGTTGAACAAACAATTAGATAATCCTTTAGAGCATTCTGAGTGGACCGAAGGTCGCACAGATCCTGTGATTAAACTTAAAAAACAGTTGGCagagaaggaaaaagcatTGGCTGATGAACAAGAGGCAAGTGTTGCTGTTCAGAATAAGCTAAAAGAATTGCGCTCGGAATTGAATGCTGAAAAGTCTCGGCTCTCTGCGAACGTGAGGCAGCTCGAAGAAACTTTGAGTGCCAAAGCTACCGAGGCTCAGACTCTGCATACTCGTGTGCAACACATATTGGAGAGTCATGCTGCAGAGAAACAAGGATTTGCCAGACAAATAGAACAATTGCAAAGCCAGGTTAACGAAAAGATGACCATTATTCATCAAATGCAAGAGGATCAGGGACAAACTCAAGGACATCTTCAGCAAGAACTTGTCACACAGAGAAAGCAACTGGAGGTACAATATTCGCAGATGAGGGAAAACGAGAACGCCTTGAAAGCGCAACTTGCCCAAAAACATGTGGAAATTCAAGAACTGCAGAATATTAATATGACCGTTAACCAAGAGATCCAGATGCTGCGATCTACATGTGAAAATAGCGCTGCTGAGGTTGAGCGGCACAGGCAACAGCTAGCGATGACGCAAGAACAGTTAATGCATTCCCAGGGACAGCTGCAGCACTATAAGGAAGCAGGAGAAAGACTTCAGGAGATGGTTAGACAGCTCGAG GAATCTCATCGTACAATTGATGATTTAGAACATAGACTGCAAAATACGCTTCGCCACGAACAAGACcttcaaaaacaattgaacTCCGTTAAATCAGAGTTGAACGCTGTGAAAAACGAAGCTAACGAGGCTAACAATCTTAAAGCTGAACTTAACAAGGTACAAGCCGAGTTGAACAAATTAAAGTCTGACCTTTCAGTCTCTCAAAACGAAGCAAAGACTGAGGCAGTCGAAATTACTTCACTCAGGACTGAGTTGAGCACGACGCAAAACGAACTCAAACAATCGCAGTCAAACTTAATTGTCGCCCAGACTGAACTAAAGAACTCGCAATCCAACTGTAACAAACTTCAAAAAGATTTCGATATCATTCAAGCAGATCTTAGGAAATCAGCGGGTGAACTGGTTAAGGCTCAAAGTGAAAGTAAAAATGCAAAAACTGAACTCTCTAAGGCACAGAGCGACTTGAATAAGGTTCAAACAGAATTAGCCAAGACCCAGGAGGAACTTAGAAACGCCCACAAAACTGTGTCTGAACTGAAAATGTTGTCTGTTGAGGTTGAAAGGCTACAGCAGGGTGCGAGAAATTCTTCTGAATCACAAATCGAGGTTGCAAGACTGCAAGAAGAAAATAACAGACTCTCGTCACAG TCTGGGACTCTTGGTGAGCTGCAAAAGGAGATTAGAAAACTTCGCGAGGAAAATGAGTTCTTAGCCTCTCAGTTAGTAGCTAATACGGAACGTCCAGATGCCGAAGGCCGTGAAAATGGCGTTGAAACAAAGGCTGTTAAGAACATTCAACATATTGAAAACAACAATTT ACTAGAACAGAAGGAAACTCTGCTGGAGAAGCTGAGAGTGGAAGTAAATCAGAAAGACACGGAGCTGAGTAAGTTTACTGTCCAGTTGGAGACACTGAAAAGCGATATGAACAATGAACGTCGTCAAAGAACAAATCTTCAGGACGAACTCGAGGTCCAGAAACAGAAGAACAAT GAATTACGAACTAAGAACTGGAAAGTGATGGAAGCTCTTTCAGCAGCAGAGTCTCGCACAAGTTCTAATTCCAGAAGAGCAATTGAT GAGTTATCGCAAAAAGTTGGAAGAGATGAACAGAAATCCACTGACATGTTACTGCAGAGGATATTCCCCGATGTTAGTATTGCTGAATCTTCTCATGAGAAGTGGTTGACTGCCATTGAAGGCAAAGTTTCTTCACTTGTCAAGGACTCCAAACGTAAACAAGAAGACATGGAAAAGGAGAATCAGAGCCTACGGGGGATGGTGTCGTATtatgaagaaatatttcacaatacA GAAGGAACACTTAATGAACTTCAAAATCACCTAGAATCGGAAGAAGCGAGGTGGCAGGCACAGAttaaacaaaaagaagaaattttaacTAGTCTTAAAACTGAACTTGACAGTCTTCGAAGCAAATCTGGCCTCACAGAACAG CTTGATAAGAAAATATCTGAATTGGAAACGAGATTAGCTGAAGCAGAAACCTTCAGACACCAAGCCCAAACCCAATTGTcatcttttaaaattcaatccGAATCATCTCCAgtgaaaggagagaaaaatcttaGTCTCAACGCAGTAGAAAAACTTCGAGAG gaaaaatcACGATTACTGCAATCATTGCAACAAGAAATTAGCAACAAGGCTGCTGTTGATGCAGAGGTAGCAAGGCTTCGCTCCCTACTAGAAAAATCCGAGTCTGGTCTGGCAGAggagaaaaatcttgtcttaCAATTGCAGAACGAAGTTGGTCGACTAAAG AATGAAGTATCCCCCGGTTTCAGGAATTTAGATCAATCCACCGTAAACGGGCCACCAATATCAGATTCGTCCAAGTCTGAG TCCACTATGAAACCCGTGACAAAGCGGCGCCGATTCGCAG GGTGGTTCAGGAAAAAAGTAACAACCTCAAAGAATAAATtacgttga